From a region of the Phragmites australis chromosome 21, lpPhrAust1.1, whole genome shotgun sequence genome:
- the LOC133903710 gene encoding desmethyl-deoxy-podophyllotoxin synthase-like, translating to MDSTSVFYCILALVPLLYLIKSQTTSVGSRYDGLRLPPGPWKLPVIGSLHHMLRAQPHRVLRELSRRHGPLMSLEFGELPVIVASSREAAEEVMKTNDAFLASRPQTTTVKIMRKQGDDFSLAPYDNHWRQLRKITTVELLSAKRVQSFWAIREEEVMRLVQAISSATTPAVNLSELVTSYGNDVGAHTIMSDRLSDRNAFMRYVTEAIKLAGTFRLADLYPSSRLACAMSRTILSKIEVFMDGLFKFMDGIISEHGERRTQEDSEDLIDVLLRIQKQGGLEPPLTMGNIKSVLLNLLVGSTDTMPSVLQWAMAELMRNPEAMSKAQSEVRKAFMGQMKVTEEGLTKLSYLHWVIKETLRLHPPSPILLPRESQETCRVLGYDVPKGTIVLVNAWAISRDAEYWDEPEVFKPERFETDKRDFKGRDFEFTPFGAGRRICPGIVFGLAAIQLALANLLFYFDWNLLEGVSELDMEETMGITAKMKTDIWLKPVQRVPFVSTSVE from the exons ATGGATAGCACATCTGTCTTCTACTGCATCCTCGCTCTTGTCCCTCTACTTTACCTCATAAAATCTCAAACAACTTCCGTTGGCTCCCGTTACGATGGCCTACGTCTCCCACCGGGGCCCTGGAAGCTCCCTGTAATCGGCAGCCTCCACCACATGCTCCGCGCACAACCGCATCGTGTTCTACGCGAACTGTCGCGGCGCCATGGCCCTCTAATGTCCCTTGAGTTCGGCGAGCTTCCTGTCATTGTTGCCTCCTCCCGTGAGGCGGCCGAGGAGGTCATGAAGACCAATGATGCCTTCCTCGCCTCAAGGCCACAGACCACAACAGTCAAGATCATGAGAAAACAAGGCGATGACTTTTCGCTAGCCCCGTACGACAATCACTGGCGGCAGCTTCGCAAAATCACCACGGTTGAGCTTCTAAGTGCAAAGCGTGTTCAGTCTTTCTGGGCCatccgggaggaggaggtgatgcGACTTGTGCAAGCTATCTCCTCTGCGACAACTCCGGCTGTGAACCTCAGCGAGCTAGTCACCTCTTATGGTAACGACGTAGGGGCGCATACCATCATGAGTGATCGGCTTAGCGACCGGAACGCCTTCATGCGCTACGTTACAGAGGCCATCAAGTTGGCGGGAACTTTTCGCCTAGCAGACTTGTACCCGTCGTCGCGGCTGGCATGTGCTATGAGCCGCACAATATTGAGTAAGATAGAGGTATTCATGGATGGCTTATTTAAGTTCATGGATGGCATCATAAGTGAGCACGGTGAGAGAAGAACACAGGAGGATTCAGAAGACTTGATTGATGTCCTCTTGAGGATTCAGAAGCAAGGAGGCCTTGAGCCCCCTCTTACAATGGGCAATATCAAATCAGTTCTTCTT AACCTTCTTGTCGGGAGCACCGATACCATGCCTTCGGTCCTACAGTGGGCTATGGCAGAACTGATGAGGAACCCGGAAGCAATGTCTAAGGCACAATCCGAGGTAAGGAAAGCTTTCATGGGGCAAATGAAGGTAACTGAGGAGGGGCTCACCAAACTGAGCTATTTGCATTGGGTCATCAAAGAGACCTTAAGGTTGCATCCTCCTAGCCCAATTTTGTTACCAAGGGAGAGCCAAGAAACCTGCCGTGTTTTGGGCTATGATGTTCCCAAAGGGACAATAGTTCTCGTGAATGCATGGGCAATCTCTAGAGACGCAGAGTATTGGGATGAACCAGAAGTATTCAAACCAGAGAGATTTGAAACTGACAAAAGGGATTTCAAAGGGCGTGACTTCGAGTTCACACCATTTGGTGCTGGGCGACGAATTTGCCCTGGTATAGTGTTTGGGCTTGCTGCAATTCAGCTGGCTCTTGCTAACCTTCTATTTTATTTTGACTGGAATCTCTTAGAAGGCGTCAGTGAACTAGACATGGAAGAAACTATGGGGATCACTGCTAAGATGAAGACAGACATTTGGTTGAAACCTGTTCAGCGAGTACCTTTTGTTTCAACGAGTGTTGAATAA